One Capsicum annuum cultivar UCD-10X-F1 chromosome 2, UCD10Xv1.1, whole genome shotgun sequence genomic window carries:
- the LOC124896084 gene encoding 2-oxoglutarate dehydrogenase, mitochondrial-like gives MGILLHGEGSFAGQGVVYETLHLSALPNYTTGGTIHIVVNNQVAFTTDPTAGRSSQYCTDVAKALNIPIFHVNGDDAEAVAHVCELAAEWRQKFHADVVVDIVCYRRFGHNEIDEPSFSQPKMYEIIRNHPSSLEIYQNKLLNSGQVTKDDVEKIHICSISSLLCLGRLEYSCVVCIILFIQFSMFVTL, from the exons ATGGGTATTTTGCTCCATGGTGAGGGTAGCTTTGCAGGCCAAGGTGTTGTCTATGAGACATTGCATCTGAGTGCTCTTCCGAATTACACAACCGGAGGGACCATTCACATTGTAGTGAATAATCAAGTGGCGTTCACTACTGATCCAACGGCTGGAAGATCATCTCAGTATTGTACTGACGTTGCAAAAGCTTTAAATATTCCAATTTTCCATGTCAATGGTGATGACGCTGAGGCTGTCGCTCATGTGTGTGAACTTGCTGCAGAATGGCGCCAGAAATTCCACGCTGATGTTGTGGTTGATATTGTCTGTTATCGTCGATTTGGACACAATGAAATTGATGAACCATCCTTCTCCCAGCCTAAAATGTATGAG ATCATCAGAAATCATCCTTCTTCATTGGAGATCTACCAAAACAAACTCCTAAATTCCGGCCAGGTGACAAAAGATGATGTGGAAAAGATACATATTTGTTCTATAAGTAGTCTTCTATGCTTAGGCCGACTCGAATACTCATGTGTTGTATGTATAATTCTATTTATACAGTTTTCTATGTTTGTCACTTTGTAA